The Bdellovibrio sp. ZAP7 DNA segment TGCTACGAAACGTCCTTCTGGTGCTGGGATCGGTGTCCTTAATTCTTGGAATTATCGGCGCTTTTCTTCCCGTTCTTCCTACGACGCCTTTTGTTTTGCTATCGGCCTGGTGCTTTCTGCGCAGTTCAGATAAGGCCCATGCATGGCTATATCGTCAGCCCTTGTTTGGCAAAGCCCTGACTGATTGGGACCGCAATAAGGCCATTTCCAGAAGAACTAAAGTCGTCGCAATCACCATGATCCTGTGTTCACTGTGCTTTATGTGGTGGACAGTTCCTAATACCTATTTAGTAGTGTCTCTGACGGTTGTGCTTTTGGCAGTGTCTGTGTTCATCGCCACACGAAATGAAGTATAAAGCGGGATTGACGGACTCACTGCCCTGCAGTTGAATGTTCCCATGAGCCTAGAGCAATTTTTTTCAGAACTAATCCAAAAAGCCGAAGATTCGGATGAGATTACGAACGCGGGGAAAGATGATGAGGGGTTTTATAAACCCACACGTACGATCCTGCTTCGTCATCTGCATTTACTGAAAGACTTGCACAAAAAGCCTTTGGCAAAGCCGATGCTGAAGCAGTCCTGGGCCTATGTTGTCGAACACGTTCCAGCTGAGTGGCTGGTCCCGGGTACGAAAGAGGATCAGGCTGAACTTAAAAAGATGCTTTGATCTGTTACATTCACTTCTGATTGATTTTGATTCGGACTATGCAAAATTGGAAAATTTAGAATATGAAAAAGGTATTCCGACATGTAAATCTACACATTAGATTTCTTGAGATCATTTTCAAGGTCGGAATGATCTTTTGTTCATTTACCTCCAAGGCCTACGCGCTTCCGGATAATGGGCCCTCCGCTCAAGCACATAAAAAAATTCTGTTCGTCGCTTCCAATTTAAGAAATGGGGGAGTGAGGGCTGTTAGTGATTCATTTCAGCGAGCCGCTGATGAACTTAAATGGCAAGTGTTGCTGGTTGACTGCGCGGGAAAGAAAAGCTGCATTCAAGCAGCACTTAAAAGCTCTCTATCAAAAGCCACTGACGGAATAATCCTGGGTGGTTTTGACGGAGCTGACTTTCGGGAAATCTTAAAAAAAGCTCAGAAGCGAGGAGCAAAAGTCGTTGGGTGGCATGCTTCCGCCAAAGCGGGAGTCACGGAGGACATGTTCGTCAATATTTCGACAGACCCGGTGGATGTTGCGAAAGCCGCCGCACATCAGCTGGAAAAATTTGGAAGAAAACCTGGAGGCGTCATCATCCTGACGGACCGGGACTATTCGGTTGCGACCTTAAAAACTCTTTCGATGAAAAAAGCTGTCGAAGCTATGCCGGATTTTAAATTGCTCGCCGTGGAAGATTTGGCAATTTCCAAGTCAGATAAAGAAATATATCATCTGGTGAAATCCTGGAATCAGCGCTTTGGAAAAGCTTGGACTCATACCTTAGCGATCAATGACCTTTATTTTGATTATATGGCTGATGCTTTAAAGGGGATTCAGCGCAATGATGTGGTGGGCATCGGTGCCGGGGATGGCTCCATTGAAGCCATCGGTCGCGTGGGCTCCTCCAAATCCGCGCAAATGGTGACAGTCGCAGAGCCTTTGCAAACCCAGGGCTGGCAAATCGCTGATGAACTTAATCGCGCTTTTGCCGGAGAGCCGCCGAGCGGTTATGCGACCCAGCCTCTGGTTATTACCAAGAAATTTACCGACGAAGTTAAAGACGGGAATATCGAGGAGCGTATTCCTTATCAAAGAACATATATGGCCATCTGGTATCCTCATCGCGCCAAACCAAAGGATTGAACAAACCTTTGACACTCCTGAAAAGAATGCCGACGGCTGATCCCACAAGAGCTAACACTCGTAGGATAAAGTATAATTTAGCAGCCATGAATAAGCTGTTTTTCCTCTTCATTCTCGTCGTATTTTCAGTCAAAACTTTCGCCGCAGAGGAATCCTTTGTGACTATTTCAGCCGTGGGCGACGTGATGCTGGGAACCGATTATCCCACAGATAAACTTCCCAATGACCAGGGTCGTAAGCTCTTCAGGTATGCCGAAAGCTATATCAAAACCGGCGACATCCGTTTCGCAAATTTCGAAGGAACATTGTTTGATGGAGTCAAAGGCGCTGGAGCGAAAAGTGAAGGTTCCAATCGTCACTTGTTCCGCACTCCTACAGAGTTTGCGCGCACCTTTGCTGATGCAGGTTTTAATGTTGTGAGCTTAGCCAATAATCATGCGATGGATTTTGGTTCGGAAGGTCTTTACTCGACTCAACAAACTTTGCGGTCGTATCAGATTCAGTACTCCACGAAAAAGGGAATGGAAGTTGCACAATTCTTAGTGCGCGGTATTCGTGTGGCTTTGATCGCCACTGATTTCTATCCTGGTTCTCGCAGCATTTCTGCTCCGGAGAAAACTTATCAGGAAATTCGCGACCTAAAAAAACGTTTCGATGTCGTGATCGTGTCTTCTCATGCTGGCAGCGAAGGTTCTGATTCCATCAGAACTCCGAATACGACGGAATACTATATGGGCGAGAATCGCGGAAACTCTGTGGCCTTCGCCCGGGGGGCCATCGATGCGGGGGCAAGCTTGATCCTGATGCATGGTCCGCATGTGCCTCGCGGCTTAGAAGTTTATAAAGGTCGTCTGGTCGTATATAGCTTGGGAAATTTCGCAACCGAAAGAGGTATCAACGTCCTAGGCACAGCGGGATTGGCTCCACTGTTGCTGGTGAAATTAGACCCTCAAGGAAAGTTCCTAAAAGGCTCTATTACATCGTTCATCCAAAACCGCGAGCAGGGTGTGATCTACGATAAAAACCTGGGAGCTTTTAAGCTGATGCAAAGCCTGTCATATCAGGACTTCCCGGGCTCGACCCCGCTGTTTGACTCCACCACAAGTATGATTCGCCCACGCTAGTTGCGCCCCTGTAACGTAGTGTGAAATAACTATATTTCTGTTTTGCCTTATTTAAATTTTGGACGCGAAAGATTACTATCTGCGTCATTATGCGTTGGATTCCTCTCTTACTTTTGATTGCTGTTTTGGCTTCGTGCTCCTCTGAAAAACCAGAGACGCGCGAGCAAAAAATGAATCGTGGTTTTGAATACCTCGATCAGCAAAACTACGATCAAGCGATTGCGTACTTTCAAAAGCTTTTGAAGGAAGACGGGCACCCGCAAGTTCGCATGGCCTTGGCCTCGGCCTATGCCGCCCGCGCCGGTATCCGCATTGAAAACATCTATAACTTCGTGGTTGTTAAGCACCGCCCGGTGATGCGCATTCAAATTGAAAATCTCACTTTTTCTGAACAAACCAACGAAGTGATTCATAACTTAGAAAAGTTCCTGGCCCAGTGGGAGCAAGTTCCCAACGTGAACGCCCAAGGACGCACAGATCTGGAAAAAGCGGTGGGCATTTTGGCTGAGACCGACAATGGCGGCGCCAGACTTTACAGTGCCATCCTGCGCGTTGTGGTTTTGAAAGCCAATGTGAGCGAGGGAATCCTCTCCTGGAATCTTGAAACTCAAAGCACAGGCAAAAAACTTTGCGTGCAAGACATTCGCCCGTGGTGGAGCTGGTGCGAGAAAGTTATCAGCTCTCTAGATAGCCTGGGTAATGACTTAGAAAAAGCCTTCCCTAAAAAACGCGAAGATCTGAAGCAATATCGTGCACAGCTTTCTCAAGCCAAAGTGCAAATGAAAGCTGTGACGATCCCCGTGGGTGAGCAATGCTTTTAAGAGTGTTGTTGATCTTGCTTACTTTAACTTCTATCGCACAGGCGGGCCCTTTGCCAGCCTACTTGCGCGACGGCGGCACTCGTTTTTTATTTAGAACATTCGGTACCACTTGTTATTCGATGGACAGCATCGAGCGCGGTCTTCCGTGCAATCCTGCCTTTATCGCCAAGAATGATAGAAAACGTTTCGACAGTGATTTGTTCTTAGGGACAAACATGGATTACCTAAGTGACGTCGATGACATGGTAAACGGCAACGCCACTCCCGAGCAGGTGAATAGAATTTTCTCGCGCAGAGATGCATCCCAAGCCGAGGCTTCCCTGGAAGCTGCATTTCAAGCCAGAACCTGGGGCCTTTCAGTTGAACCATATCGCCTGGTTTTTTACACCGACATTCATAATTCGTCATTGCCGGCGGTGAACTTCATTGGCGCTGAAGAGAAAAGCCTTAAGCTGCAATTTTCCTCTTACGTAAGCCATAACTTTTATGCGGGTATTCAGCTTCGCTATACGCACGTGAAATTCGTCGGGAACTACATCATGCTGACTGAAGCTTTGGCTGATGATTCCGAAGAAATTTTCAGAGCGCGCACTCAGGATCTTTTTTATATCGAGCCAGGTTTCGTTTACTCTTGGGATGATGAAGTGTGGAAGCCACAAGTCACTGCGATGTTTTCGCAGTGGGGCTTTACTGACGAAAAATCTGAACAGTATCCCGTAAAACCCCAAGGTATGCTGGGCGCATCGATTAAGCCTCCAGTAGGTATGGGTGTATTTGAAGTGGGCACGCAAGTGGCGGTGGGTACGGATACGCAGCACTGGCAAGAAACCGTGCGCGCTGCCATGGCTTATAAAATTGGAATTTTGCAACTGGCGGTCAGCGGTGGTCAGCGCGATCACTCCGCTGGCTTTTTGCTTGGCTATAAGAACATCACCAGCGGTCTTTCTTACTGGGGTCAGGACCGCGACAGCGGCGTTTATATTTCCTTCGGGGTGACGCTGTGAGATCGCTTATCTTAACGCTCCTGATTCTTACCACGTGCTTTGCGATGCAGGCGAACGCTTACATGAGTGACGACAATCACTATCAAGGTTTGCCTGAGTGGTCAGAGTTCCGTCAGTTCATCAAAGAACAACAAGAGGAAGATGAGCGCCTGGGACTGAGCTATATGATTTCAGGTGGTATCGCTGCTGTGGGCGGGGTGATTGGATATGATCTTTCTAACGACCCTTTAAGTCGCAGCGTTTACGCATTGACGTCCACAGTGGGGATCGCCGCCATCGGTTTGGGTGCAAGTCACTATTGGACAGGGAATGAATACGACAGTTTCTTTTACGCTTTAGAAAATTCTAACATTTCTGTTCAGGAAAAAAATCGCATTCTGCAAAAGTACCTGGAAAAAGAGCACGATAAACGCGAGGCCCGCCGCTGGATCCGCGTGGTGACTCACTCCCTGATTGCAGTGGCGAACTTTTATAGTGCTTCCCGAGAGACAAATGGTGACGTTAAGCCGATCTTTGTGTTCCTTGGTACCGTGAATACGGTTCTAGCGATCAGCTATTCTTTTTAAAAGCCCCGTTGATAACTTAAAGACACATTGCCTCGGTCATCGGCTGAGGTCTGCGTTTTAAAGCGCTTGGTGCTCATCTCATAGCTATAACCCAGTTCAACGTCGCCGATACGGACGACGAAGCCCATGCTGCCTGCCGTGACCAAGGGACGCTTCTCGACATAGGGGCTATTACCGTCAGAGTTCCCATCTAAAAAGATATCGCGCGCCACCAGCTTTTCATAAATACGGAAGACCGAGAATAAAGAGAAGTTTCCATCATACGCATTAATCGCTCTGTAGCCCATATCATCCGGAATATTGTAACCCCAGCGTAAGATAGCTCCGACCTCCAGATGCGTATCTACGTTCCCCAGCGACCCACCATAGAAGTATATAAAGTCAGAGCTGTCTTCGTAACGATAAGGCATCACAGCTTGTTTGATCTTTAAATTGATACCCAACTCGTTATGAAGTTGCTGGTCCCAGCCTTTGGCTTCGGGGACATTAATAAGACGGTGATAGAAGTTCTGCGTTTCTTCTGCGAGTGAAGCAGGTCCCACCACTCCGATATCAACACCATAGGTGTTGAGGAGATTATTTTCGCGCGCACCTAATGATGTCGTTAGAAATAACCAACCAGCATAAGGCTGATCCGCAGGATCCGGAATCGTGCGCTTGGTATCTTCAGGCGTATAGATAAATTGCGAGAGTGCTACAGAGGAATAAAGTTTTTGTGATTCGGAAAATTGATCTGCCAAACCACTCGTAAATCCAAAGAGTCCACTGCGAATAACACCGAGAGAAATGTTGTTTGTGAGATGGCGATCGGTGTGTTCGGGTCCCGTGAAGTAGTCATTGCCAATATCTAAAATAATCTGTCTTCCGCTGTCTTCAGCGCGTGCTGAAATTATAGGCAGAAAGATGTAAATAAGAATGACCAAGAATCTTTTTGAAGTCACAAGTCCTCGTGATTATTACGACTTTTATATCATCAGTGTAATTAACACGCATCGCCAAGTGCAAAGATTTCATAAATAAGGTGAAATTTACGCGGCGGCTAAAATCGAATTGTCTTTGCGCGTAATCGGGTGCATTTATCGGCCCACAACAAAAACGTAATCCATTAACAGGAGAATCTAAATGAAAAACATGATCCTTGCTATCGCCGCTCTTATCGTTGGTCAAACTGCTAACGCAGCTATCTCTGCAAACTCTTCTTGGGAAGAAATCTTCGCAGCTAAAGGTCCATATCAAATCGTAGCTCCAGCTGTATACATGGGCCGCGCTATTGATTACACTTTCGTTTGCCGCGACGGTGACACTCTTCGCACTCAAAAACCAGTAGACATCGTTGAAGTTGTTCAACCAACTAACCAAAACGGTCGCACTGAATTCAAAGTTGTTGGTTCTGAAGTTCTTTCTACTTCTATCAACTACACTCACAAAGAATCTTTCTGTGACCAAACTAAAGGTGACAAAACAGTTTGCAAAGACGTAGTTTACACTGGCACATACCCAATGACTGTTAACGTAAAAGTTTACACTCAAGTTGGTAACGAAGCTCCAGCTCGTTTGGCTTTCGTTAAATCATACACAGTTCCAACTTGCGACAACGCATCTGTTAACTAATTAATTAGTTAATTTGGAAATGTTAAAAAGCCCGCTTTATCAGCGGGCTTTTTTTTTGCTTTTTAGGTAACACTTTCTTTTTCTGTACCTCTTCCCAAGAGCTTGTTTCGGTCATCTTTTTGCAACCCTCCTAATTCTGAAAATTTAAACACGCTTAATTGGATCTGGCCCCCGATCGGGCTCCCAATTTGGTCTCGCTGTCTCATTCTTAGACAGTAGGGCCGTCGCGTATTTTGGAGTGACCATGCAGTTCTTAAACCGTACGTCTGTGGCTGTGCTCTTGGGTTCGTCTTTATTGATGGCTTGTACTAAAGAGACCGTCAGAGTCGAAGAAAAGCTTTTGCCTCCCGCTAAAATCGAAGCGACGGCGACCATTCAAAAGAACACAGTGAGCTTTGCTAAGTCCTCCTTAGGTAAGCTCTTCATATTGATGCCGGTCCAAACCAAAGCTTCACGCGCGGCGGCTCCCGAATATCTGCGATCGTTGTTGGTTTCTTTTGAAAGAAACGGAAGTCGTATCGCCGTTTACAATCGCTCCACAGATAATTCGCAGTCCGACATCGTGGTGGATGCTTTGATTCAGACCTTTGAGGTCGTATCTGAGACTGAGGAATATGTGACTTTCGATATCGGTCAGGGATTTATGAGTCTGAATATGCAGCCCGGTTTGGATGTTGTCATATTGGAGACTTATCCAGTACAAAGCCAAGTGATCGAAACAAAGTCTGAGAACGTCTTGAAGGTAAAAGACTCTTTCGTTAAATCACTCGCTTTGAAAAACAATGCGATCCAGCTGGTGCAAGATGTGCGTGTCATTCGTCCTTTCAAACCCTATGTGGAGATTGATCCCAAAATTCAAAAGGATCTTGCGGAAATCGGAGGGATCCCCACGGAGGTAGAGCAGGGTGCGACCCTTGCTATCGAGATCAAACCTTATGTAAGTAACGAAAGTTTTGTCGTTCGCAAGTACGACTCTGAACAGCGCTTTGGATTCTTTATTAATAAAGTCGGAAAAGGCAGTACTGAAACGAAAGAACCGTTGGGACAAATCGCCCGTTGGGATGTTTCGGAATCGCGTGGACCCATTCGTATGTTGGTGGCTCCCAATTTTCCAGCGCATTTGCGTGAAGGCGTGAATCATTCTGCAAATTATTGGAATAAGATTTTTGGTCGTGAGGTTTTGAAAGTCGAGTTTGATTCTGCCATTGATGCAATTCAACCAGATAGAACGATCGTGGTTCGTTGGATTCAATGGGATGAGGGTAATGGGGCCTACGCAAATATTCAGACGGATCCTTTAACCGGGGAGTCTTTGCGCGCGATGGTTTATATCACTTCGGCTTTCACTGCAGATAAGAACTATGTCGAAGGTCGACCGAAATCGGGCGATGTCATGGGAAGCTCTTTGCGTGGACTTTGTGATTTGGAGATCGATGGATCTTCGATTCATAAGGTTAATATCGTTGGCGAAGTGATGGCTCATGAAGTGGGGCATGTCTTGGGCCTTCGTCATAATTTTGCGGGCACTGCGAATGCGCCAGTGTCAGACCAGGAAATCAAAGAAGCTGTAGATAAAATAATATTGGATGGAACGGTTCAGCCGGTGGCCGCAAGTTCCACGGTCATGGATTATCCTCCGACAGAGGTTTATTCGATTTTGGGTGCTTATACAAAATCCAATTCACTTCCTTATGACAAAGCTGCGATCGAGTGGGGATACTACGGAAAAGAAACTCCTCGCACCGCGAATATGTACTGCTCTGACGAGCACATCATGTCTGTGGGCATGGCTGAGCGTAGGTTCTTGGGGTGTGAACGTCGTGACTTGTATGCTAACGTCTTTTTCGCCGAAAGAGAGAAAGTTATCTCCGCGGCTAAGAATATTGTCGCAAATACGGTCAGCGCGGTGAAGTATAGTTTTAACAGCTTAAAGTCTGACGACTTTAAGGCAGCTCAGTATTACTTTAGCTTTAGTCCGTCGTTAAGAATTGTAAACGATCTCTATGAATCAACTCCTCAGAAGACTCAACCTCTGGTGATTGTCGATGATGTCGTGCCGGACTACTTGGCGAACTTGAGTCCTTATGCGACCAGAAAAGTTGGCTTCTACAATTCCTACGATGCACCTGGTGATAAAAAAATCACTTCGGATTTGGCTGTATTTGGTGGCATGAAGGCCTATGTGGAATCTTTGAACCCCATTAAAGTGTTTGGAGAGGGCTTCTTCCAAAATCAAGTCCAAGACCCTAAAACAGTAAGGCTTTTGATTGCTGCGGGTTTAATGGAGGCGCAAGCACTGCGTGTACAAGCGGGTTGGTTGATTCGTGCAAAAAGTCTGGATGAAAAAGAAGCTGCAGAAGTTGTCAGCAAGTTGGTGGATTTCACCAAGCTTCGTCGCTCAGAGTGGAAGAACTAATATCTTTATAAAAAAAAGCCCGCTGATAAAGCGGGCTTTTTTTTTGAGGTAACAGTTCCCTTTTCGTCATGCGCAGCAGTACGAAAAGGGAACTGTTACCTTAGAAATGCCAGTTTTCGATTTGTAGGTATTCGCTGTTATTGTGACCGGTCATCTCGTAGCCCTTGAGGCCTTTGGGAATGATCGAAGTGTTTGAGCGATAGTAGCTTGGGAGCTGGGGCAACTCGTCCGTATATGCTTTCAAAATTTTGCGCATGATAGCGGTGCGTTTTTTAGAATCAAACTCTTGAGTTGCTTGTTCTAGAAGTTTATCGACTTCCTTATTTCTCCAGCCGGAACGATTGTGTCCTGACCAGCCATTTTCTTGGGATGGAACCATTGTCGAACTCATTGTGCCCAGTGGAACCATGTTCGGCGATTCAACCCATGTTAAAGCCGCCATCTCGAATTTTCTTTGGCGCAGAATTTCTCCAAAGAACACGCGACCTGGGAAGCTTTTTAGAGTCACTTCCAGTCCCAATTGCTTCCATTGGTTTTGCAAATAGACCGCAATCATTTCGTTCATTTTATTATCGGCGACATTGGTCATCGTCAGTGACATCTTCTTGCCGTCTTTATAACGATAGCCATCGGCTCCCATTTTCCAACCAGCTTCATCTAGCAAGCGTTGCGCTTTGATGCGGCTATAAGGATACAAAGTCACGATTTTTGGATCGGCTGTGTACCATTCGTCAAAGGGCGTGGCGAAGTGAATTGCGGGAGGTTGCTTGCCATCAAAAAATGATTTCGCCATTTCTGCGCGGTTAAAGGCATAGTTCAGAGCTTGGCGAACTTTAAGATCCTTAAGAATGGGATTATCAAGATTAAGTTCAATGTGTGCATACATGGAGCCTGCAACGTACTTCACTTCGTACGGCAAGTTCTGCGACTTTACTTTCTTATCAAACGCCAAGGTCTGATCGAAGCTCATGCCCGAAGAGGACGTCATATCAACATTTCCACTCATCAGATTTGCTTCCATTGATGTGGAGTTTAAAATAAATTTAAAGATCACTTTTTTAAAGTACGGCTTTTTCCCATAAAACTTTTCGTTGGGAACTAAAACCACGTGGCTGCCTTGCTTCAGTTCGCTTACGCGATAGGGGCCGTTGTAAAGACCGGGCTCGGTGATTTTAGTGGAGTACAGAGAATTACGTTCGTAAGTTAGAACTTTTCCTTTGTATTTTTCAAAGACCGGCATTTCCAGATGCGCTGGCATCAGGCGGGGAAAGGAAACATAAAAATTGTAAGCCGGTTTATCGAAAACGATCGTACACTTTTTAGGATTGGCCTTATCAATAACCAAGTCTTTGACGTTTGCATAGTCATCACGGTTGGGTGTTGCGACCAATTCGTTGCTGCCAATTTTCCAACCAGCTTCCAAGTCTTTGCAAGTGACAGGTTTGCCGTCACCCCATTGGGCATCGATAAATTCTAAATCGGCTTTCAAGTGAGTGCCGGTTTTATCTGTGAACAACTGTGCCCTTTTATTTTCAATTGTCGGAATCTCTTTGATCAAGACGGCTTTAGGTTTTCCGTCGGGCATGATCATAACCAAAGGACGCATGATCGCATCTTGAATCAGTCCACCCGCGGCCATCGTGTTTACGATCGGATGGATGGTGTCGAATTCTGCATTCACAGCGATTTTAAGTTCTTCTTTCGGTGCGCTGAAGGCCACAGAAGAAAAAGTTGAAGAGAGAGTCAGAGAAATTAAAATTGCGTTGCGAATCATCCGCGGGCTCCTTCGTCGATAGAAAAACTATATCTGGCCGCAAAAGGCAATTGCAACTCTAAACAAAAATCCCCCACCGTTGATGCGGTGGGAGCGGGAGAATTTATTCGAGTTGCACATTCATTTGCAGATGTACGTGATAACTTTGTTATGAATAGATCCACCCTTCATTTTTGATAAAAGGCCCTCCGCATTGGAGATTCTACAGAGGGCCAGAGACACTGCCGAGATGGAGAGAGGAACATCCATGTTCTCCAGCCGCTTCTCTTGACGAACGTGCATTCAAATACGTGCAGGAAAAAACG contains these protein-coding regions:
- a CDS encoding CapA family protein; the protein is MTISAVGDVMLGTDYPTDKLPNDQGRKLFRYAESYIKTGDIRFANFEGTLFDGVKGAGAKSEGSNRHLFRTPTEFARTFADAGFNVVSLANNHAMDFGSEGLYSTQQTLRSYQIQYSTKKGMEVAQFLVRGIRVALIATDFYPGSRSISAPEKTYQEIRDLKKRFDVVIVSSHAGSEGSDSIRTPNTTEYYMGENRGNSVAFARGAIDAGASLILMHGPHVPRGLEVYKGRLVVYSLGNFATERGINVLGTAGLAPLLLVKLDPQGKFLKGSITSFIQNREQGVIYDKNLGAFKLMQSLSYQDFPGSTPLFDSTTSMIRPR
- a CDS encoding zinc-dependent metalloprotease, which codes for MQFLNRTSVAVLLGSSLLMACTKETVRVEEKLLPPAKIEATATIQKNTVSFAKSSLGKLFILMPVQTKASRAAAPEYLRSLLVSFERNGSRIAVYNRSTDNSQSDIVVDALIQTFEVVSETEEYVTFDIGQGFMSLNMQPGLDVVILETYPVQSQVIETKSENVLKVKDSFVKSLALKNNAIQLVQDVRVIRPFKPYVEIDPKIQKDLAEIGGIPTEVEQGATLAIEIKPYVSNESFVVRKYDSEQRFGFFINKVGKGSTETKEPLGQIARWDVSESRGPIRMLVAPNFPAHLREGVNHSANYWNKIFGREVLKVEFDSAIDAIQPDRTIVVRWIQWDEGNGAYANIQTDPLTGESLRAMVYITSAFTADKNYVEGRPKSGDVMGSSLRGLCDLEIDGSSIHKVNIVGEVMAHEVGHVLGLRHNFAGTANAPVSDQEIKEAVDKIILDGTVQPVAASSTVMDYPPTEVYSILGAYTKSNSLPYDKAAIEWGYYGKETPRTANMYCSDEHIMSVGMAERRFLGCERRDLYANVFFAEREKVISAAKNIVANTVSAVKYSFNSLKSDDFKAAQYYFSFSPSLRIVNDLYESTPQKTQPLVIVDDVVPDYLANLSPYATRKVGFYNSYDAPGDKKITSDLAVFGGMKAYVESLNPIKVFGEGFFQNQVQDPKTVRLLIAAGLMEAQALRVQAGWLIRAKSLDEKEAAEVVSKLVDFTKLRRSEWKN
- a CDS encoding YbaN family protein yields the protein MPGIVKNPVLRNVLLVLGSVSLILGIIGAFLPVLPTTPFVLLSAWCFLRSSDKAHAWLYRQPLFGKALTDWDRNKAISRRTKVVAITMILCSLCFMWWTVPNTYLVVSLTVVLLAVSVFIATRNEV
- a CDS encoding substrate-binding domain-containing protein, which produces MKKVFRHVNLHIRFLEIIFKVGMIFCSFTSKAYALPDNGPSAQAHKKILFVASNLRNGGVRAVSDSFQRAADELKWQVLLVDCAGKKSCIQAALKSSLSKATDGIILGGFDGADFREILKKAQKRGAKVVGWHASAKAGVTEDMFVNISTDPVDVAKAAAHQLEKFGRKPGGVIILTDRDYSVATLKTLSMKKAVEAMPDFKLLAVEDLAISKSDKEIYHLVKSWNQRFGKAWTHTLAINDLYFDYMADALKGIQRNDVVGIGAGDGSIEAIGRVGSSKSAQMVTVAEPLQTQGWQIADELNRAFAGEPPSGYATQPLVITKKFTDEVKDGNIEERIPYQRTYMAIWYPHRAKPKD
- a CDS encoding lipid A deacylase LpxR family protein, yielding MTSKRFLVILIYIFLPIISARAEDSGRQIILDIGNDYFTGPEHTDRHLTNNISLGVIRSGLFGFTSGLADQFSESQKLYSSVALSQFIYTPEDTKRTIPDPADQPYAGWLFLTTSLGARENNLLNTYGVDIGVVGPASLAEETQNFYHRLINVPEAKGWDQQLHNELGINLKIKQAVMPYRYEDSSDFIYFYGGSLGNVDTHLEVGAILRWGYNIPDDMGYRAINAYDGNFSLFSVFRIYEKLVARDIFLDGNSDGNSPYVEKRPLVTAGSMGFVVRIGDVELGYSYEMSTKRFKTQTSADDRGNVSLSYQRGF
- a CDS encoding peptide ABC transporter substrate-binding protein; translation: MIRNAILISLTLSSTFSSVAFSAPKEELKIAVNAEFDTIHPIVNTMAAGGLIQDAIMRPLVMIMPDGKPKAVLIKEIPTIENKRAQLFTDKTGTHLKADLEFIDAQWGDGKPVTCKDLEAGWKIGSNELVATPNRDDYANVKDLVIDKANPKKCTIVFDKPAYNFYVSFPRLMPAHLEMPVFEKYKGKVLTYERNSLYSTKITEPGLYNGPYRVSELKQGSHVVLVPNEKFYGKKPYFKKVIFKFILNSTSMEANLMSGNVDMTSSSGMSFDQTLAFDKKVKSQNLPYEVKYVAGSMYAHIELNLDNPILKDLKVRQALNYAFNRAEMAKSFFDGKQPPAIHFATPFDEWYTADPKIVTLYPYSRIKAQRLLDEAGWKMGADGYRYKDGKKMSLTMTNVADNKMNEMIAVYLQNQWKQLGLEVTLKSFPGRVFFGEILRQRKFEMAALTWVESPNMVPLGTMSSTMVPSQENGWSGHNRSGWRNKEVDKLLEQATQEFDSKKRTAIMRKILKAYTDELPQLPSYYRSNTSIIPKGLKGYEMTGHNNSEYLQIENWHF